From a region of the Pantanalinema sp. genome:
- a CDS encoding nitrous oxide reductase accessory protein NosL: MKPTIPSVALFASLALVGFTSQGKPVDVMPEADECATCAMAVTDVPLSAEITLKNGDVKKFDDIGCMAQYVRRKKLLEDKIKGMFVHDLKSERWLPLERAILVKSTYPTPMRYGIVAFSSLADAKALPARYKGKTVTWSSVLKGF, encoded by the coding sequence ATGAAGCCCACGATCCCGTCCGTCGCCCTGTTCGCGAGCCTGGCCCTGGTGGGCTTCACCAGCCAGGGCAAGCCGGTCGACGTCATGCCCGAGGCCGACGAGTGCGCCACCTGCGCCATGGCCGTCACCGACGTGCCCCTCTCCGCCGAGATCACCCTCAAGAACGGCGACGTCAAGAAGTTCGACGACATCGGCTGCATGGCCCAGTACGTCCGGCGCAAGAAGCTCCTTGAGGACAAGATCAAGGGCATGTTCGTGCACGACCTCAAGAGCGAGCGGTGGCTCCCGCTCGAGCGCGCGATCCTGGTCAAGAGCACGTACCCCACGCCCATGCGCTACGGCATCGTGGCCTTCTCGTCCCTTGCGGACGCCAAGGCGCTGCCTGCCAGGTACAAGGGCAAGACCGTCACCTGGTCTTCGGTGCTGAAGGGGTTTTAA
- a CDS encoding ABC transporter permease subunit, translating into MEWQPIWTIAQRELLDALRSRLVWMFAAVFAVLALGLSYFGLVGAGYAEVTGFAKTSASLLNLVLILFPLVALFLGTSSMTSERGALELLLSQPVTRSEVMVGKFLGLALTLVASTLVGFGAAGLVIGVRAGGADAGRFLALTGLAIALEVAFLSVSLLISAVTADRVRALGAAVAVWFGSVILYDLLVVGGAVLIGAKQLSAALVLLLFLNPVDLVRVLGILSLDSATAFGATGASLMRMFGPVGALVALIVALALWMVAPLGLALRLFRRADL; encoded by the coding sequence ATGGAATGGCAACCCATCTGGACGATCGCCCAGCGCGAGCTCCTGGACGCCCTGCGCAGCCGCCTCGTCTGGATGTTCGCGGCGGTGTTCGCCGTCCTGGCGCTGGGCCTGTCGTACTTCGGCCTGGTCGGGGCGGGCTACGCCGAGGTGACCGGGTTCGCGAAGACCTCGGCCAGCCTGCTCAACCTGGTGCTGATCCTCTTTCCTCTGGTCGCGCTCTTCCTGGGCACCTCGAGCATGACCAGCGAGCGCGGAGCCCTCGAGCTGCTGCTCTCCCAGCCCGTGACCCGCTCCGAGGTGATGGTCGGCAAGTTCCTGGGCCTGGCCCTGACGCTGGTCGCCTCGACCCTGGTGGGGTTCGGCGCGGCCGGTCTGGTCATCGGCGTCCGGGCGGGCGGCGCCGACGCCGGGCGCTTCCTGGCCCTGACGGGGCTTGCGATCGCCCTGGAGGTCGCCTTCCTGAGCGTTTCCCTGCTCATCTCGGCAGTGACGGCCGACCGGGTGCGCGCCCTGGGGGCCGCCGTCGCGGTCTGGTTCGGCAGCGTCATCCTCTACGACCTGTTGGTGGTCGGCGGGGCCGTGCTCATCGGCGCCAAGCAGCTCTCGGCCGCCCTGGTCCTCTTGCTGTTCCTGAACCCGGTGGACCTGGTCAGGGTGCTGGGCATCCTGAGCCTCGACTCGGCGACTGCCTTCGGGGCCACCGGGGCGAGCCTGATGCGCATGTTCGGCCCCGTCGGCGCCCTCGTCGCCCTGATCGTCGCCCTGGCGCTCTGGATGGTCGCCCCATTGGGGCTCGCCCTGCGCCTGTTCCGCCGCGCCGACCTCTAA
- a CDS encoding ABC transporter ATP-binding protein, protein MIRIENLAKEYGALKALDGLSLETRSGEVLALLGPNGAGKSTTIKSIVGLVTPTRGRVLIDGIDVAREPRRARALIGYLPQRVHFYDNLTPREVLAFYAQLRKAPRTQIAPLIEHVGLGHAADRRTAGFSGGMLQRLGLAVALLGEPRLLVLDEPTAGLDPEGSLLFKETIQERRRSGTTVLLCSHLLAEVESVADRIAICNQGRIAAIDSLDAMRESLALPTRMVLRVAGGTDPAAIALRSGAREAELRGETLRLTIDYHRKAAVILALEERGVAVQDLRTEDPSLEDIFMAVVHRSTSSPEEVSIR, encoded by the coding sequence ATGATTCGAATCGAGAACCTGGCAAAGGAATACGGAGCGCTCAAGGCGCTCGACGGGCTGAGCCTCGAGACCCGCTCGGGCGAGGTCCTGGCGCTCCTGGGCCCCAACGGCGCCGGCAAGAGCACGACCATCAAGAGCATCGTCGGCCTCGTGACGCCCACGCGCGGCCGGGTCCTGATCGACGGGATCGACGTGGCGCGCGAGCCCCGGCGCGCCCGGGCCCTGATCGGCTACCTGCCGCAGCGGGTCCACTTCTACGACAACCTCACCCCGCGCGAGGTGCTGGCCTTCTACGCGCAGCTGCGCAAGGCCCCCCGCACCCAGATCGCCCCTTTGATCGAGCACGTCGGCCTCGGCCATGCCGCCGATCGGCGCACCGCTGGCTTCTCGGGGGGCATGCTGCAGCGCCTGGGCCTGGCCGTCGCGCTGTTGGGCGAGCCACGCCTGTTGGTGCTCGACGAGCCGACCGCGGGGCTCGACCCCGAGGGCTCGCTCCTCTTCAAGGAGACGATCCAGGAGCGCCGGCGCTCGGGGACGACCGTGCTGCTGTGCTCCCACCTGCTCGCCGAGGTCGAGTCCGTCGCCGACCGCATCGCCATCTGCAACCAGGGGCGCATCGCCGCCATCGACTCGCTGGATGCCATGCGCGAGAGCCTGGCCCTTCCGACCCGGATGGTCCTGCGGGTGGCGGGCGGTACCGATCCCGCGGCCATCGCCCTGCGCTCGGGGGCCCGCGAGGCGGAGCTGCGCGGCGAGACGTTGCGCCTGACCATCGACTATCACCGCAAGGCTGCGGTGATCCTGGCGCTCGAGGAGCGCGGGGTCGCCGTCCAGGACCTGCGCACCGAGGACCCGAGCCTTGAGGACATCTTCATGGCCGTCGTCCACCGCTCGACTTCGTCCCCCGAGGAGGTATCCATCCGATGA
- a CDS encoding nitrous oxide reductase family maturation protein NosD, with product MRPAALILVATLAPLALPFAVRAAEWRVGPGGFPTIAAAIAAAHPGDVIRIPAGRYPERLFLDKPLTLVGEGMPTIDGLGKGDVVAVKAPGCRIVGLHLTGSSREILSDAAAIKIDADRTVVERCTIDQSLYGLYISDTQHARIMNNDITGIATMGIHERGDGIRLHNSAHNLIKGNRIQDTRDGIYFNASPFNDMRDNAIRRVRYGLHYMSSDDNTFSRNRFTETEAGSALMFSRRIHLRDNLFAGNRGYRAYGLLIKDCEDSTVEGNAVVGNRVGIFLDGAMRSTITRNRVVGNDLGFEVRGSSEGNTLSANTIAGNTETIATPTGIGENTWRGNYWSDYRGYDLDGDGLGDVPHEAGSVFSFLVENYPPARLFLLSPAVQALEFAERTFPIVDAPSIRDPAPAVHPTVAAEPAAGERREASPSAPFLALAAGLLLLGLLPLLASRRALRP from the coding sequence ATGCGGCCGGCAGCGCTCATCCTGGTTGCAACCCTCGCGCCCCTGGCCCTCCCGTTTGCGGTCCGGGCCGCCGAGTGGCGCGTGGGCCCGGGCGGCTTTCCCACCATCGCTGCGGCGATCGCCGCGGCGCATCCCGGCGACGTGATCCGCATCCCGGCCGGCCGCTACCCGGAGCGGCTTTTCCTCGACAAGCCGCTGACCCTGGTGGGCGAGGGCATGCCCACCATCGACGGCCTCGGCAAGGGCGACGTCGTCGCCGTCAAGGCGCCCGGCTGCCGGATCGTCGGCCTGCACCTGACGGGCAGCAGCCGCGAGATCCTCTCGGACGCGGCCGCCATCAAGATCGACGCCGACCGCACGGTGGTCGAGCGCTGCACGATCGACCAGAGCCTTTACGGCCTCTACATCAGCGACACCCAGCACGCCCGAATCATGAATAATGACATCACCGGGATCGCGACCATGGGCATCCACGAGCGCGGGGACGGGATCCGCCTTCACAACTCCGCGCACAACCTGATCAAGGGCAACCGGATCCAGGACACGCGCGACGGGATCTACTTCAACGCCTCGCCCTTCAACGACATGCGGGACAACGCGATCCGCCGGGTGCGCTACGGCCTGCATTACATGTCCTCGGACGACAACACCTTCAGCCGCAACCGCTTCACCGAGACCGAGGCGGGCTCGGCCCTGATGTTCAGCCGGCGCATCCACCTGCGCGACAACCTCTTCGCGGGCAACCGGGGCTACCGCGCCTACGGCCTCTTGATCAAGGACTGCGAGGACAGCACCGTCGAGGGCAACGCCGTGGTGGGCAACCGCGTGGGCATCTTCCTGGACGGGGCCATGCGCTCGACGATCACCCGCAACCGGGTCGTGGGCAACGACCTCGGCTTCGAGGTCCGCGGCAGCTCCGAGGGCAACACCCTCTCGGCCAACACCATCGCGGGCAACACCGAGACGATCGCGACCCCCACCGGCATCGGCGAGAACACCTGGCGCGGCAACTACTGGAGCGACTACCGCGGCTACGACCTGGACGGCGACGGCCTGGGGGACGTTCCCCACGAGGCCGGGAGCGTCTTCTCCTTCCTGGTCGAGAACTACCCGCCCGCGCGCCTCTTCCTGCTGAGCCCCGCCGTGCAGGCCCTGGAGTTCGCCGAGCGTACCTTCCCCATCGTCGACGCGCCGAGCATCCGGGATCCGGCCCCGGCCGTCCACCCCACCGTCGCCGCCGAGCCGGCAGCGGGTGAACGGCGAGAGGCGTCGCCCAGCGCGCCCTTCCTGGCCCTGGCCGCCGGCCTCCTGCTGCTCGGCCTGCTTCCCCTCCTTGCATCACGAAGAGCACTGCGCCCATGA